TTATCTTTGATGGATGAGCATGAGTTCATACTATGAAGATGAgtagttctgtaccaaataaatgttaaaacttatactactaatattattatattggatTCGTTATCGAATCGTGAAGAACGTCGATTCTAACTGCATTACAGGTTACATTGTAACTATATACGTGTATATATATACTGTACGAGTAGAGTAGGTATAAATATATATGCAATCCGGATTTGTTAGTACCAGGatgctgtaggtacctaccaatgGAGGGTATAGACTAGAAATACTTAATTATGCGATGGCTCGTATGTTACAATTGTAATAATTGGAAAAGTAAGTAATATAGACGGTCacaatttttataaactaaaacTTGAATTGTTGTTAACTTGTTATGTTACAGGGTCCAATACGTAGCAGCCAGTATCTAAATTACATCAACAATCTAGCTGTCAACTATTAAAGATGGTAACGTATAAACCGTCTGTAAGGTTGTATTGTAATGTAACGACGACtggcgcctattttgcgtgacgAAATCTGTAGgcaggggtcggaaaccggtatttgctccatacaaaaataccggtattattaagttctttttcgttctttggtttattatttcatttttaattggaCAATCTTATAATACAGAGTCGTTAGCCAAATATATGATTCAGTCTTACGTAaagttattattaaataattcaaaatattggtCTACTTCGGGGTTTtttaaaaataccggttccgagccctgtcTGTAGGTAAGGTAAGCATAGACCGAAAATTGCTGTCGTGCACCCAAACTTGCACTTGGAAGTTTGTGATGGTTTGTGCAGGATAGAATTTTGTAAATGCCTATGGTCAGCACTTGACGTTTACATGTTctaaatagataaaatttataACATAATTTTTCTTGACAAAGAAGATATGTTTTTTCTTCACTTAAATACATAAATGAAAGATAAATCCCCAACTCTGCGGTTTATAATGACTGACTTATTGTGGAAACGTCAAGCCTGTTGCGTCTATGAGAAATGCTCGCAATTACTCAATTTTTGTGTTCAAAATTCGTTTAGCGAATTATGCAAacgaaattgaattttatttagatttatgCGTCAAATATCCATTATTATCTAATGTTGGTTTAATTTATTAATGGGGGCAATGACACTACCTATGTACCTACGTCGAAAATTAGATCAAAATATTTCTTGATGATTGTTCACTAAaattttattagtttattattGATTTTCAACATAGCCTTAAAATatgaattaattataatttgtaAATACTTAAACGGAGAGGTATTCACGCGTCCAGGAAACACCACCCTTGACCCAATACCCTTTTGTCGTATTTCATATTAAGTGACAAATTATAAAGTAAATAGTTGTGAATAAAACCTTCAAATAGCCGCTAAACATATACGCACACATAGGCGTGTCGAGTAGGTACGCATTTACTATGATGGCATACAAACCTGCTCAAATGTCATTCGTTTACTAGCGCGATATTGAACCGTGTGACGATATACTCAAAGTTGTATTTAGAATGTATTCGTTGCCCAAAATGTGATCATAGTTCTGTGATGTACAAGTTGATGATTGGTGACCGAATCCGGGTAGCCGGTATTGAGCCGGCTTGTTTGCACCGTTCTGACATTTAGTGCGGAATTTTGCTAGGAGAAATGTATAAAAGATTTTGTCGCCAGAGCTTAGCCATCAGTCGCTCATTAGGTACCCGGCGAACAGAAGTAGTCCAAAAAATCCTCAAAAATGAAACTGGTGGGTTATCCAATTatacttttaattaaaatgacgAGTGAAATTCAGCTAATCTTTAGTTTCCCTTATAAATCTTATGTTTTATTTGTTGTATCATGTTGTTTCTTGTAACTTattgaattttagttttgtgTACCTACTTATCAAAACATTAGCGTGTACGTTACTATATTACAATTCcgaaattaaatatgaataaaattgGCAAATATGCAAATATGGTATGCAAAGAAACAAAATTAGGGGCTTCGATAATACCATTGTTTAAAAAGAACAGCCGAAGCCGGTGTACCTGCAATAAGTGTGAGTTTAATTGTTACAATGTTGTGTTATACTTATAATTAATGTTATGTACCGTCAGATTGTACTCGTCGTCGCCGCCCTCGTGGCCGTCGCCCTCGCCGCGCCCGCCGAGCCGGAGCCCATCAAAATTCTTCGTTCCGATTTCGAACAGCAGCCGGAGGGTGGATACAATTACGCGTAAGTTCAATCTTACTTATTGTGTCCGTGTCATTTACTTTTATAAATGAATGTTCAGTCCTAATTTGTTACATTTAAAGTGCCCTAAGTGAATTTATTACGATTAACTATAGTTCTAAATCCTAACTTATTCTATAGCCTTACATTGAAATTTAAAGGTAAAGAATTAAATTCCGTTTAATCGTGATTCATTAatctatatttatatttcagtCTTGAAACTGAAGATGGCGTCAAAAAGGAGGAGACCGGTGTGATTAAGGAAGTGAATGACGAGGAGAACAAACCCCACAGCGTCGTAGTCGTCCGCGGTTCCTACAGCTACACTGACAAAGAGGGCGCGCCCCACACCGTCACTTACGTCGCCGACGAAAATGGCTTCCAGCCTGAGAGCGAAGACATCCCCAAGGCGCCCCAGGCTTAAGATCTCGACATGAACGACAGTGAAACCGTGCCATGAACTCTAGTTATTTAGCTAAGCCATAACATCGTCGGGACGCGAGCGTGGCATCCGCTTCGCATTTCCCCAGTTACTCTTTGTTAGTTTGATGCCgactgccattttttgcgttaATACTATTTTTTGTTGACATGTACTGTGattatatttgataaaaaaaacaaaggatattttaatttaacgaAGCAGAACCCCAGTGTAAAACGACTTTTTGTAGGTATAGAAAACGCACGTTGCCTATGCAGTAATCATGCAATTTCCATactagttttattttagttagcttataaatatgtatatttaattaataatttagcctatatatatatatacgtcccactgctgggcacaggcctccccTCAAGCATGAGAGGTTTAGGcgatagtccccacgctagcccaatgcgggttggagacttcacatacacctttgaatttcttcgcggatgtatgcaggtttccccacgatgttttccttcaccgaagagCTAGTgataaatatgaaatgatattccgtacataagttccgaaaaactcattggtacgagccaggatttgaacccacgacctctggattgaaagtcggacgtccgATCCgatccactcggctaccaccgctttTAGTTAGCTTGAATGTAAGTATTTCACCTGTTTAGCCGTCAGGATTGATCTTTGTACAAAAGTGCTACTCGTACTTGACATTTGTGCTACAGCAACTAGTACTTCTAGCTCGGTCCagattaatacaatacaaaaaaatcggccaagagcatgtcgggccatgctcaatgtagggtttcgtagttaccattctgtcaaaataggccaaacgggggtta
This genomic window from Cydia splendana chromosome 9, ilCydSple1.2, whole genome shotgun sequence contains:
- the LOC134794029 gene encoding larval cuticle protein 1-like isoform X2 encodes the protein MKLIVLVVAALVAVALAAPAEPEPIKILRSDFEQQPEGGYNYALETEDGVKKEETGVIKEVNDEENKPHSVVVVRGSYSYTDKEGAPHTVTYVADENGFQPESEDIPKAPQA
- the LOC134794029 gene encoding larval cuticle protein 1-like isoform X1, with protein sequence MYRQIVLVVAALVAVALAAPAEPEPIKILRSDFEQQPEGGYNYALETEDGVKKEETGVIKEVNDEENKPHSVVVVRGSYSYTDKEGAPHTVTYVADENGFQPESEDIPKAPQA